The proteins below come from a single Papaver somniferum cultivar HN1 chromosome 11, ASM357369v1, whole genome shotgun sequence genomic window:
- the LOC113323739 gene encoding uncharacterized protein LOC113323739, whose amino-acid sequence MKGHVKDVILHRFNMPKKMLLRHLHPLVISFKLGISFSATKTANDSQSKTSKNGRT is encoded by the exons ATGAAGGGTCATGTGAAAGATGTCATACTTCACCGGTTCAATATGCCAAAGAAAATGTTGTTGCGCCATCTTCACCCTCTTGT TATCTCCTTCAAATTGGGAATATCTTTCTCCGCGACAAAAACCGCAAATGATTCCCAATCTAAAACCTCAAAGAACGGAAGAACATAG